One window of the Burkholderia ubonensis subsp. mesacidophila genome contains the following:
- a CDS encoding ArsB/NhaD family transporter — MSELQIVVVLAVFSAVILVIAFDLVDMAVAALVGTCLLVALGILTAQDIADAFRGSSGPMSLLFGGMVVARILGTTGVFDLVGDYYLRATGGSGRRFLLLLILIVAPLCAVLPNATTVVLLAPVIIRVARALDVDIAQPMILAAIVSNSAGLLTIVGDPATYLVGSSVGMTFEFYLRHVSVGGFVAIAIVVPLLPRLMPGVWSLRRTLPPAGTSTRIERPVYASLTVAVLAAMVGLFVFGEDLPAPIVPPAAALIASALALLVGYAARVEPTDSVLRDVDWKTLVFLASIFCLVQAIVKTGMLQLMALRLHDLFGVQLTLVALTLIAVIGILSSLLANVPVAAASIVMVKGYLVAAEVVPETALSTHFTHWPAVAIPVFVAMMFGATLGGNATLIGASANIVSAGICARQGAPVTFMRFLRIGLPVTLCQLAASALYVIVLSRLMR; from the coding sequence ATGAGCGAACTCCAGATCGTCGTCGTGCTCGCCGTCTTTTCGGCGGTCATTCTCGTCATTGCGTTCGATCTCGTCGACATGGCGGTTGCCGCGCTGGTCGGCACTTGCCTGCTGGTCGCGCTCGGCATTCTGACCGCCCAGGACATCGCCGACGCGTTCCGCGGTTCGAGCGGACCGATGAGTCTGTTGTTCGGGGGAATGGTCGTCGCGCGCATTCTCGGCACCACCGGCGTATTCGATCTGGTCGGCGACTACTATCTGCGTGCGACCGGTGGCAGCGGCCGGAGGTTCCTGCTCCTGCTGATCCTGATCGTCGCGCCGCTGTGCGCGGTGCTGCCGAACGCGACGACGGTCGTTCTGCTCGCACCCGTCATCATTCGTGTCGCACGGGCGCTCGACGTGGACATTGCGCAACCGATGATCCTGGCCGCGATCGTCAGCAATTCCGCCGGCTTGCTGACGATCGTCGGCGATCCGGCGACCTATCTCGTCGGCAGTTCGGTCGGCATGACGTTCGAGTTTTATCTGCGCCATGTGAGCGTTGGCGGTTTCGTCGCGATTGCGATCGTCGTGCCACTATTGCCGCGGTTGATGCCGGGCGTGTGGAGTCTGCGACGCACGTTGCCGCCGGCCGGGACGTCGACGCGCATCGAGCGGCCGGTCTATGCGAGTCTCACGGTCGCGGTGCTGGCGGCGATGGTGGGCCTCTTCGTATTCGGCGAGGATCTGCCCGCGCCGATCGTGCCGCCCGCCGCCGCGCTCATCGCGAGCGCGCTCGCCTTGCTCGTCGGCTATGCGGCGCGCGTCGAGCCGACCGACAGCGTGTTGCGCGACGTGGACTGGAAGACGCTCGTGTTTCTGGCCAGCATCTTCTGTCTCGTTCAGGCGATCGTGAAGACGGGCATGCTCCAGCTCATGGCGTTGCGGCTCCATGACCTGTTCGGCGTCCAGCTCACGCTAGTCGCACTGACCTTGATCGCGGTGATCGGCATCCTGTCGAGTCTGCTCGCGAACGTTCCCGTCGCAGCGGCATCGATCGTGATGGTCAAGGGCTATCTGGTGGCTGCCGAGGTCGTGCCCGAGACGGCGCTGTCGACGCACTTCACGCATTGGCCGGCCGTCGCGATTCCGGTATTCGTCGCGATGATGTTCGGCGCGACGCTCGGCGGCAACGCGACACTGATCGGTGCATCGGCCAATATCGTGTCGGCGGGCATCTGCGCGCGCCAGGGCGCGCCGGTCACGTTCATGCGATTCCTGCGGATCGGGCTGCCGGTGACGCTGTGCCAGCTCGCCGCGTCGGCGCTGTACGTGATCGTGCTGTCGCGATTGATGAGATGA
- a CDS encoding amino acid ABC transporter substrate-binding protein, giving the protein MMRLSRILGRIVLIGVLLIVATPGVRAADGATLAQARARGVLRCGVSEGIAGFSSRNASGAWTGIDVDFCRAVAAAVLDGPDKVEYVPLRASERFPALREGAIDLLARNTTWTLLREGALGVQFAGILFHDGQTFLVKAQGAPQTLAGLKDATVCVKKDTTSQDHLLAYSTAHSLNLRPVVVASTTEASAALFSGRCRAWTSDASQLAAARSIAPGGPSSWIIMPERISQEPLGPVVRDDDPKWLVLVRWVLIALVRAEQLGLTRENVAFRSHEAAVRASLVTDDDVDRSLDVAPGWMLRAVRAAGSYGEMFDRNLGARSPLGLERGANRLWTQGGLMYAPPLR; this is encoded by the coding sequence ATGATGCGCTTGAGTCGAATTCTCGGACGTATCGTCCTGATCGGCGTGCTGCTGATCGTCGCGACTCCCGGCGTGCGAGCGGCAGATGGCGCAACGCTGGCCCAGGCGAGGGCGCGCGGCGTGCTGCGCTGCGGCGTCAGCGAAGGCATCGCGGGTTTTTCGTCGCGCAACGCGTCCGGCGCCTGGACGGGCATCGACGTCGATTTCTGCCGGGCCGTCGCGGCCGCCGTACTGGACGGCCCGGACAAGGTCGAATACGTTCCGCTTCGCGCATCGGAACGCTTCCCGGCGCTGCGCGAGGGCGCGATCGATCTGCTTGCCCGCAACACGACCTGGACCTTGCTCCGCGAGGGTGCGCTCGGCGTGCAGTTCGCGGGCATTCTCTTCCATGACGGCCAGACGTTCTTGGTGAAGGCGCAGGGCGCGCCGCAGACGCTCGCTGGCCTCAAGGACGCAACCGTGTGCGTCAAGAAGGATACGACGAGCCAGGACCATCTTCTTGCGTATTCCACAGCGCACAGCCTGAACCTGCGGCCGGTCGTGGTTGCCTCGACGACCGAAGCAAGTGCCGCATTGTTCTCCGGACGGTGCCGCGCGTGGACGAGTGACGCGTCGCAACTCGCCGCGGCGCGTTCGATTGCCCCTGGCGGCCCGTCGTCCTGGATCATCATGCCGGAGCGCATTTCCCAGGAGCCACTGGGCCCGGTCGTCCGCGACGATGACCCGAAATGGCTCGTTCTCGTACGCTGGGTCCTGATTGCGCTCGTGCGTGCCGAACAGCTCGGGCTCACGCGGGAAAACGTCGCGTTCCGGTCGCACGAAGCCGCTGTGCGGGCGTCGCTGGTTACCGACGATGATGTCGACCGTAGCCTCGACGTAGCGCCGGGCTGGATGCTGCGCGCCGTGCGGGCGGCCGGCAGCTACGGCGAAATGTTCGATCGCAATCTCGGGGCGCGCAGCCCGCTCGGTCTCGAACGCGGGGCGAACCGTCTCTGGACGCAGGGCGGACTGATGTACGCGCCGCCCCTGCGCTAG
- a CDS encoding 2Fe-2S iron-sulfur cluster binding domain-containing protein, whose amino-acid sequence MTYQIEITTRDGQPFGFACEDGQDLLTAAAEAGITLPSQCRRGSCGACHATVAEGDYDLQAHSADALPVGQPGAILLCRTTPRSDLRVVAPYDHAKVLLQPVPVRIARIATLDMIADQTMRVELQVEPDDANGSAVEFEAGQFAELEVPGSGVRRPFSLANTSNWEGRLEFLIRLRPDGWFSTYLRDRAQPGDPLTVRAPMGGFGLFAESLRPRWFVAGGTGLAPILSMLRRMAEYQEMVDARLFFGVNQQSDLFMLDALQQLQEDLPQLRVDLCVWHPRDDWAGFRGTPVDALSAALAGAGVRPDIYVCGPPALVRGVQAAAAAAGVPDAQFVSERFTA is encoded by the coding sequence ATGACCTATCAGATCGAGATCACGACGCGCGACGGGCAGCCGTTCGGCTTCGCTTGCGAGGATGGACAGGACCTGCTCACCGCGGCTGCGGAGGCCGGCATCACGCTGCCGTCGCAATGCCGGCGCGGCAGCTGCGGCGCGTGTCATGCCACGGTCGCCGAAGGCGACTACGACCTGCAGGCGCACAGCGCCGACGCGTTGCCGGTGGGCCAGCCGGGCGCGATCCTGTTGTGCCGGACGACGCCGCGCAGCGACTTGCGCGTCGTCGCGCCGTACGACCACGCGAAGGTGCTGCTGCAGCCGGTGCCGGTGCGCATCGCGCGGATCGCGACGCTCGACATGATCGCGGACCAGACGATGCGCGTCGAGCTGCAGGTCGAGCCCGACGACGCGAACGGCTCGGCCGTGGAGTTCGAGGCCGGCCAGTTCGCGGAGCTGGAGGTGCCGGGCAGCGGCGTGCGCCGGCCCTTTTCGCTCGCCAACACGAGCAACTGGGAGGGCCGCCTCGAGTTCCTGATCCGCCTGCGGCCGGACGGATGGTTCTCGACGTACCTGCGGGATCGCGCGCAGCCGGGCGATCCGCTGACCGTGCGCGCGCCGATGGGCGGCTTCGGGCTGTTCGCGGAAAGCCTGCGGCCGCGCTGGTTCGTCGCGGGCGGCACGGGGCTCGCGCCGATCCTGTCGATGCTGCGCCGGATGGCCGAGTATCAGGAGATGGTTGACGCACGGCTGTTCTTCGGCGTGAACCAGCAGAGCGATCTGTTCATGCTCGACGCGCTGCAGCAGTTGCAGGAAGACTTGCCGCAGTTGCGGGTGGATCTCTGCGTGTGGCATCCGCGCGATGACTGGGCGGGTTTTCGTGGCACGCCGGTGGATGCGTTGAGCGCGGCGTTGGCGGGGGCCGGGGTGCGGCCGGATATCTACGTGTGCGGGCCGCCGGCGCTCGTGCGGGGCGTGCAGGCTGCTGCCGCAGCGGCCGGCGTGCCCGACGCGCAGTTCGTGAGCGAGCGCTTCACGGCGTGA
- the hcp gene encoding hydroxylamine reductase, with translation MFCYQCEQTDRTGARPGCASAKGNCGKDATTADLQDLLVHAVKGIAQYGALARGMGEPDREADRFVLYAMFTTLTNVNFHAARFVTLLREAAQIRDRVKGVCEAVARDTGTALPTLSGPATWQPAAELAGMLEQAAKVGIEAGADKVGPDIIGLRALVVYGLKGVCAYAHHAQVLGYESDEVYAGVEAALEFLASDPDDVNALLAKALELGQLNLKVMELLDSANTGRFGAQQPTAVRVTPVAGKAILVSGHDLGDLHALLEQTAGTGIQVYTHGEMLPAHAYPTLKAFPHLAGNYGGAWQDQQSDFAHFPGPILMTSNCIIEPLPQYRQRIFTTGPVGWPGVRHLEHHDFSMLIQAARALPGFPATAPEETITVGFGRHAVLGVADKVIDAVKAGQIRHFFLIGGCDGAAPGRNYYTEFAEQAPDDTVVMTLGCNKYRFNRHAFGDIGGIPRLLDIGQCNDSYSAIRIATALADAFECGVNDLPLSLVISWFEQKAAAVLLTLLALGIRNIRLGPTLPAFLTPGVLNVLVEQFGIQPIGEAGADLAASLSRQAA, from the coding sequence GTGTTTTGCTACCAATGCGAACAGACTGACCGGACCGGTGCGCGGCCCGGCTGTGCGTCGGCGAAGGGGAACTGCGGCAAGGACGCGACGACGGCCGACCTGCAGGACCTGCTGGTTCATGCGGTGAAGGGCATCGCGCAGTACGGCGCGCTGGCGCGCGGCATGGGTGAGCCCGACCGCGAGGCCGACCGGTTCGTGCTGTACGCGATGTTCACGACGCTGACCAACGTGAACTTTCATGCGGCGCGCTTCGTCACGCTGCTGCGCGAGGCCGCGCAGATCCGCGATCGGGTGAAGGGCGTATGCGAGGCGGTCGCACGGGACACGGGCACCGCGTTGCCGACGCTGTCGGGGCCGGCAACGTGGCAGCCGGCGGCGGAGCTGGCCGGCATGCTGGAGCAGGCGGCGAAGGTCGGCATCGAGGCAGGCGCGGACAAGGTCGGCCCGGACATCATCGGCCTGCGTGCGCTGGTGGTCTATGGCCTGAAAGGCGTGTGTGCGTATGCGCACCATGCGCAGGTGCTCGGCTACGAGAGCGACGAAGTGTATGCGGGCGTCGAGGCGGCGCTCGAATTTCTTGCGAGCGATCCGGACGACGTCAACGCGCTGCTGGCGAAGGCGCTCGAACTGGGCCAGCTGAACCTGAAGGTGATGGAGCTGCTCGACAGCGCGAACACCGGCCGCTTCGGCGCGCAGCAACCCACCGCGGTGCGCGTGACGCCGGTGGCGGGCAAGGCGATCCTGGTGTCCGGCCACGACCTCGGCGACCTGCATGCATTGCTCGAACAGACCGCGGGCACCGGCATCCAGGTCTACACGCACGGCGAAATGCTGCCGGCCCATGCGTACCCGACGCTCAAGGCATTCCCGCATCTCGCCGGCAACTATGGCGGCGCGTGGCAGGACCAGCAGAGCGACTTCGCGCATTTCCCCGGCCCGATCCTGATGACGTCCAACTGCATCATCGAGCCGTTGCCGCAGTACCGGCAGCGCATCTTCACGACGGGGCCGGTGGGCTGGCCGGGCGTGCGCCATCTCGAGCACCACGATTTCTCGATGCTGATCCAGGCGGCGCGGGCGTTGCCCGGCTTCCCGGCGACGGCGCCGGAAGAGACCATCACGGTCGGCTTCGGCCGGCACGCGGTGCTCGGCGTCGCGGACAAGGTGATCGACGCGGTCAAGGCCGGCCAGATCCGCCATTTCTTCCTGATCGGCGGCTGCGACGGCGCGGCGCCGGGCCGCAACTACTACACGGAATTCGCGGAGCAGGCGCCCGACGACACGGTCGTGATGACGCTCGGCTGCAACAAGTACCGCTTCAACCGGCACGCATTCGGCGACATCGGCGGCATTCCGCGCCTGCTCGACATCGGGCAGTGCAACGACAGCTATTCGGCGATCCGCATTGCGACCGCGCTTGCCGATGCGTTCGAGTGCGGCGTGAACGACCTGCCTCTGTCGCTGGTGATCTCGTGGTTCGAGCAGAAGGCGGCGGCGGTGCTGCTGACGCTGCTTGCGCTCGGCATCCGCAACATCCGTCTCGGGCCGACGTTGCCGGCATTCCTCACGCCGGGCGTGCTCAACGTGCTGGTGGAGCAGTTCGGCATCCAGCCGATCGGGGAGGCCGGCGCCGATCTCGCCGCGTCGCTGTCGCGCCAGGCCGCCTGA
- a CDS encoding DUF3079 domain-containing protein — MAKKFPLHPVHPERICWGCDNYCPTQSMRCGNGSSRTQHPAELLGDDWYQYGDWGIECPDAPAETG; from the coding sequence ATGGCCAAGAAATTTCCGTTGCATCCCGTTCACCCGGAAAGAATTTGCTGGGGCTGCGACAACTACTGCCCGACCCAGTCGATGCGTTGCGGTAACGGCTCCAGCCGTACCCAGCATCCCGCCGAGCTGCTTGGCGACGACTGGTATCAGTACGGCGACTGGGGCATCGAATGTCCGGACGCGCCGGCCGAGACAGGTTGA
- a CDS encoding c-type cytochrome — MKSSTSSLIRTFLTAAASIAALFHLIPATASAAPQAGDAELLNKGAYVARIADCVACHTAPNGRPLAGGLSMSTPFGAVHSTNITPDDATGIGRYTFEQFDRAMRKGVAADGHHLYPAMPYPSFAKFSDDDMRALFAYLKQGVAPVRQANKPLGIKWPFNQRWGLALWNVLFLDDTPYRPDPAKDATWNRGAYLTQGPGHCGACHTPRGLAFQEKAMSESGGNGPLYLSGATVESWRAVNLRALWPVEDFVTFLKTGRNRYAIASGGMTDVVHHSTQYISDADLTAVGVYLQSLPNLTADRQAAAAPMRGEPASSVPDALYASKGGLGYAQFCIGCHQADGGGFSPVFPPLSRNPAVLSKDPASLIHVVLTGWTSPRTGAHPRVYTMPAFNPLSNQELAEILTFVRSAWGGREDPILASDVAKMRRTLAIGNGDASSFPTPRFATLPDQPNAAQLIRGMRLNLDTKALLPNHVGASLNCASCHLNSGTVALASPYLGLSAQFPSYAPRAGKVLSLADRINGCFRRSMNGTPLPVDSDDMKAMVAYFDWMQAGAHPKDKLPGRGVGKIDTALKPDLTHGKALYAAQCASCHGADGAGTRRADGTPIYPPLWGDQSFNIGAGMARLYTAAAFVKNNMSIGSHNRFPLGQGGLSDQDAVDVAAWFTTRPRPDFPDKIHDWPKGGKPKDARY, encoded by the coding sequence ATGAAATCATCGACAAGCAGTTTGATTCGGACCTTCCTCACAGCGGCCGCATCGATCGCCGCACTGTTCCACCTCATCCCGGCCACGGCGTCGGCCGCCCCGCAGGCCGGCGATGCCGAGCTGCTGAACAAAGGCGCATACGTCGCGCGCATCGCCGACTGCGTCGCGTGCCATACCGCGCCGAACGGCCGGCCCCTCGCGGGCGGCCTGTCGATGAGCACGCCGTTCGGCGCCGTCCATTCGACCAACATCACGCCCGACGACGCGACCGGCATCGGCCGGTACACGTTCGAGCAATTCGACCGGGCGATGCGCAAGGGCGTCGCGGCCGACGGCCATCACCTGTATCCGGCGATGCCCTACCCGTCCTTCGCGAAGTTCAGCGACGACGACATGCGCGCCCTCTTCGCGTACCTGAAACAGGGCGTCGCACCGGTCAGGCAGGCGAACAAGCCGCTCGGCATCAAATGGCCGTTCAACCAGCGCTGGGGGCTGGCGCTGTGGAACGTGCTGTTCCTCGACGACACGCCCTATCGGCCCGATCCGGCCAAGGACGCGACGTGGAACCGCGGCGCCTACCTGACCCAGGGCCCGGGGCATTGCGGCGCCTGTCATACGCCGCGCGGCCTCGCGTTCCAGGAAAAGGCCATGTCCGAGTCCGGCGGCAACGGGCCGCTCTACCTGTCCGGCGCGACGGTCGAGTCGTGGCGGGCCGTCAACCTGCGCGCGCTGTGGCCCGTCGAGGATTTCGTCACGTTCCTCAAGACCGGCAGGAATCGCTATGCGATCGCCAGCGGCGGCATGACGGACGTCGTGCACCACAGTACGCAGTACATCAGCGACGCCGATCTCACCGCCGTGGGCGTCTATCTGCAATCGCTGCCGAACCTGACGGCGGACCGGCAGGCCGCCGCGGCACCGATGCGCGGCGAACCGGCGAGCAGCGTGCCCGACGCGTTGTACGCGTCGAAGGGCGGGCTCGGCTATGCGCAGTTCTGCATCGGCTGCCATCAGGCCGACGGCGGCGGGTTCTCGCCGGTGTTTCCGCCGTTGTCCCGCAATCCCGCGGTGCTGTCGAAGGATCCGGCCTCGCTGATTCACGTCGTGCTGACTGGATGGACATCGCCACGGACCGGCGCCCATCCGCGCGTCTATACGATGCCGGCGTTCAACCCGCTCTCGAACCAGGAGCTGGCCGAGATCCTGACGTTCGTGCGTTCCGCATGGGGCGGCCGCGAGGATCCGATCCTCGCGTCGGACGTCGCCAAGATGCGCCGGACGCTGGCCATCGGCAACGGCGATGCGTCCTCGTTCCCTACCCCGCGTTTCGCGACGCTGCCCGACCAGCCGAATGCCGCGCAACTGATCCGGGGGATGCGCCTGAATCTCGACACGAAAGCGCTGCTGCCGAACCACGTCGGCGCGTCGCTCAACTGCGCGAGCTGCCACCTGAACAGCGGCACCGTCGCGCTCGCGTCGCCGTACCTCGGCCTGTCCGCCCAGTTCCCGAGCTATGCGCCGCGCGCCGGCAAGGTGCTGTCGCTGGCGGATCGCATCAACGGCTGTTTCCGGCGCTCGATGAACGGCACGCCGCTGCCGGTCGATTCGGACGACATGAAGGCGATGGTCGCGTACTTCGACTGGATGCAGGCCGGCGCGCACCCGAAGGACAAGCTTCCGGGGCGCGGGGTCGGCAAGATCGACACCGCGCTGAAACCCGACCTGACGCACGGCAAGGCGCTGTACGCCGCGCAATGCGCGTCCTGCCACGGCGCGGACGGCGCCGGGACGCGGCGCGCCGACGGCACGCCGATCTATCCGCCGCTGTGGGGCGACCAGTCGTTCAACATCGGGGCCGGCATGGCGCGCCTTTACACCGCCGCGGCGTTCGTGAAGAACAACATGTCGATCGGGTCGCACAATCGCTTCCCGCTCGGACAAGGCGGGCTGAGCGACCAGGACGCGGTCGACGTCGCCGCGTGGTTCACGACGCGGCCGCGCCCGGATTTCCCGGACAAGATCCACGACTGGCCGAAAGGCGGCAAACCCAAGGATGCGCGGTATTGA
- a CDS encoding aspartyl/asparaginyl beta-hydroxylase domain-containing protein encodes MSAAYEYAAGLLRTLYDRHIDGGAVLDAAAFPDAERFVRAWPAIRAEALAVARDLPRIPRFHEIMREQRDISANDARDWRMFIMQAYGQPFPRNLSRCPTVASLVATSPDVLSASLSFLAPGKHIPPHRGPFRGILRGYLVLKMPRRADGSPAAVLKVDGREYRLDEGRFLLWDDTFEHEVWNDSGEVRIVLLLDIRRRGMPRGLTWLSNAVIGVVRLGIRIRGGSIPV; translated from the coding sequence ATGTCCGCCGCCTACGAGTACGCTGCCGGCCTGCTCCGTACGCTCTACGACCGCCACATCGACGGCGGAGCGGTGCTCGACGCCGCCGCCTTTCCGGACGCCGAGCGCTTCGTTCGCGCGTGGCCGGCCATCCGCGCGGAAGCGCTCGCGGTCGCGCGCGACCTGCCGCGCATCCCGCGCTTTCACGAGATCATGCGCGAGCAGCGCGACATCTCCGCGAACGACGCGCGCGACTGGCGGATGTTCATCATGCAGGCCTACGGGCAGCCGTTTCCGCGCAACCTGTCGCGCTGCCCGACGGTCGCGTCGCTGGTCGCCACGTCGCCGGACGTGCTGTCCGCGTCGCTGTCGTTCCTCGCGCCCGGCAAGCACATCCCGCCGCACCGCGGCCCGTTTCGCGGCATCCTGCGCGGTTATCTCGTGCTGAAGATGCCCAGGCGCGCGGACGGCTCGCCCGCCGCGGTGCTGAAGGTCGATGGCCGCGAATACCGTCTCGACGAAGGCCGATTCCTGCTGTGGGACGACACGTTCGAGCACGAGGTGTGGAACGACAGCGGCGAGGTGCGGATCGTGCTGCTGCTCGACATCCGCCGGCGCGGGATGCCGCGCGGGCTGACGTGGCTGTCGAATGCGGTGATCGGGGTCGTGCGGCTCGGGATACGGATACGGGGCGGGTCGATTCCGGTCTAG
- a CDS encoding LysR substrate-binding domain-containing protein, whose translation MFSKIPLTALRVFESSARLGTFKAAAQELSVTPAAVSHQIKSLESRLGVLLFERDPGGVRLTGDGERLFRACHDALLALSRGLDAVRPEPAERTLVLTTTPAFASMWLIPRLGRFQQADPPLHIKVETGNALVDLERDARVDLAIRASARDFPALFQHELIDEYFGAYAARGFDANRPDGRLDLIEIAWESAVPLPVDWPSWCRAAGRTEWLQRAVFRHYDDEHYALQAVLHGQGVVLASSVLVAEHVERGALTPIEPSVRLAGTRYVALCRPGRERQPRVRQFLDWLDDELAQTHAAIGRMTRRGSPAHGARSTDACCRR comes from the coding sequence GTGTTCTCGAAAATTCCCCTGACCGCGTTGCGTGTATTCGAATCGTCGGCGCGCCTCGGCACGTTCAAGGCCGCCGCGCAGGAGCTGTCGGTGACGCCCGCCGCGGTGTCGCACCAGATCAAGTCGCTTGAAAGCCGGCTCGGCGTGCTGCTGTTCGAGCGCGACCCGGGCGGCGTGCGGCTGACCGGCGACGGCGAGCGCTTGTTCCGCGCGTGCCACGACGCGCTCCTCGCGCTGAGCCGCGGGCTCGACGCGGTGCGGCCCGAGCCGGCCGAGCGCACGCTCGTGCTGACCACGACACCCGCGTTTGCGTCGATGTGGCTAATTCCGCGTCTCGGCCGCTTCCAGCAGGCCGATCCGCCGCTGCACATCAAGGTCGAGACCGGCAACGCGCTCGTCGATCTCGAACGCGACGCGCGCGTGGACCTCGCGATCCGCGCGAGCGCGCGCGACTTCCCGGCGCTGTTCCAGCACGAACTGATCGACGAGTATTTCGGCGCATATGCGGCGCGCGGCTTCGACGCGAACCGCCCGGATGGGCGGCTGGACCTGATCGAGATCGCCTGGGAGAGCGCCGTGCCGCTGCCGGTCGACTGGCCGTCGTGGTGCCGGGCGGCCGGCAGGACCGAGTGGCTGCAGCGCGCGGTATTCCGGCATTACGACGACGAACACTACGCGTTGCAGGCCGTGCTGCACGGGCAGGGTGTCGTGCTCGCCAGTTCGGTACTGGTGGCCGAGCACGTCGAACGGGGCGCGCTGACGCCGATCGAGCCGTCGGTGCGGCTCGCGGGCACGCGCTATGTCGCGCTGTGCCGGCCGGGGCGCGAGCGGCAGCCGCGGGTCAGGCAGTTTCTCGACTGGCTGGACGACGAACTCGCGCAGACGCACGCGGCGATCGGGCGGATGACGCGACGCGGTTCGCCGGCGCATGGCGCGCGAAGCACCGATGCGTGTTGCCGCCGCTAG
- a CDS encoding PACE efflux transporter — protein MQGLPRKITQAILYEAIAIACISPAIAALFGQGLVYSGALSATMSAIALLWNMVYNTLFERWEATRLQRTRTLGRRIIHACGFEGGLIFILVPVVAWWLKISWLDAFLVDLGLFAFFFCYAFVFQWAFDRVFDVPAATKQL, from the coding sequence GTGCAAGGCCTACCCCGCAAGATCACGCAGGCAATCCTCTACGAGGCGATCGCTATCGCCTGCATCTCGCCCGCGATTGCCGCGCTCTTCGGGCAAGGCCTCGTTTACTCAGGCGCGCTGTCGGCAACGATGTCCGCAATCGCGCTGCTGTGGAACATGGTCTACAACACGCTGTTCGAACGGTGGGAAGCGACGCGCCTGCAGCGCACCCGGACGCTCGGGCGCCGCATCATTCATGCGTGCGGATTCGAAGGCGGGCTGATCTTCATCCTGGTGCCGGTCGTCGCGTGGTGGCTGAAGATCTCGTGGCTAGACGCGTTCCTCGTCGACCTCGGGCTGTTTGCGTTCTTCTTCTGCTATGCGTTCGTGTTCCAGTGGGCGTTCGACCGCGTGTTCGACGTGCCGGCTGCGACGAAGCAGCTGTGA
- a CDS encoding M35 family metallo-endopeptidase — MEEFDVNDDGEWFLVHSGAVTNTNPGSVVTVLINTERICENMTNRQFREMVLKMRDKAVSLVEIRLEDLRRWSARDKTRVQQWFGRSDEGTRIRLTHGLTAIVGALKELTGFNFTRWDSGRYAYIGCVPNPNTSGVVASVCAPDTATHTIAIHPDFCTMRDFSWEKDSIVSTLIHEVSHFRDTMGTKDHRYYMNECVNFGSEDPDLAINNADSVAGYVIYNE, encoded by the coding sequence ATGGAAGAATTTGATGTCAACGATGATGGTGAATGGTTTCTTGTCCATTCTGGTGCTGTGACTAACACAAATCCGGGTTCGGTTGTAACTGTATTGATTAATACTGAACGGATATGTGAAAATATGACGAACAGACAATTCAGGGAAATGGTTCTGAAAATGCGAGATAAAGCTGTCTCGCTCGTCGAAATTAGGCTCGAAGATCTGCGTCGATGGTCTGCTCGTGATAAGACTCGAGTGCAGCAGTGGTTTGGTAGAAGTGACGAAGGTACGCGAATCAGATTGACTCATGGTCTAACTGCAATTGTTGGTGCGTTGAAGGAGTTGACGGGATTCAACTTCACCCGCTGGGACAGTGGGCGATACGCTTACATAGGTTGCGTTCCCAATCCCAACACATCAGGCGTTGTGGCATCTGTTTGTGCTCCCGATACTGCGACTCATACGATTGCAATCCATCCGGATTTTTGTACAATGCGCGATTTTTCGTGGGAAAAGGATTCGATTGTTTCGACGTTGATTCATGAGGTCAGTCATTTTCGCGACACCATGGGCACGAAGGATCATCGATACTATATGAATGAGTGTGTAAATTTTGGTTCGGAGGATCCCGATCTTGCTATTAATAACGCAGATAGTGTGGCTGGGTATGTTATCTATAATGAATAA
- a CDS encoding PAAR domain-containing protein, translating into MIRYFLAKGDRGGSATITEGLVDVTCSDPPPCVQIATLYMKTYCTACKQEGFIAPNGPRWPGTGSNGEPWALSGDINVCGCNPSPVFYAERGMSMSFTAEQVAGLTGQRKSDFRSASVNGVEYGERYFLSDADRGRPLSGIRYRIRTASGRIFSGVTDSSGHTQRVETGSAETLQVEISLET; encoded by the coding sequence ATGATTCGCTATTTCCTTGCCAAGGGCGATCGTGGCGGCAGCGCGACGATCACGGAAGGATTGGTGGACGTCACCTGTTCCGATCCGCCGCCATGCGTGCAGATCGCGACGCTTTACATGAAAACCTACTGCACAGCCTGCAAGCAGGAAGGGTTTATCGCACCGAATGGACCGCGCTGGCCTGGTACCGGGTCAAATGGCGAACCTTGGGCACTGAGCGGCGACATCAACGTCTGTGGTTGTAATCCGTCGCCCGTCTTTTATGCCGAGCGTGGCATGAGCATGTCCTTCACGGCTGAGCAGGTTGCGGGGTTGACGGGGCAAAGGAAAAGCGATTTCCGTTCTGCGTCGGTAAATGGCGTCGAATACGGCGAGCGATATTTTCTGAGCGATGCCGATAGGGGGCGACCACTATCCGGCATCCGATATCGCATACGGACTGCATCGGGGCGAATTTTCAGCGGCGTCACAGACTCATCCGGTCACACGCAACGTGTGGAGACAGGCAGTGCGGAAACGCTACAAGTCGAGATCTCGCTGGAAACGTAA